Part of the Gemmatimonadota bacterium genome, TGCCCAACGATCTCGGCGCCGGAAAGAACATGATGACGGGGCTCCTCATCAAAGGAGTCGATCACCCGAGGCGATCTTCAGCGCTGCCTAGTCGTCTGCCTAAGTAGTTTTGCGGAGCAGTGGTAGGACGAACTGAACCGAAGATTCCAACTGCCGTGCGAGAATTAGAAGTTACAGAAACTCCCCAAGGCGAAAACACCCAATATCGCGGGTATGGCACAAGCCGGTATCTTAGAAGCGAAGTCTGGCCATATTCGCCTGCGCCAACCAGAGGAACTGCCGGAGGACTGGAATTCTAACCTCGACACTCGGCTGACCGCCTGGAAGATGGTCCATTACTTAGTGCGTGTGTTGGAGTCAAGCAGCAAGAGTGCCGCGGCCGAGTTAACCGTCGTACTTGGTGTCAGAACCGAACTCGCATGCGAGTTGTGTTGTCGATTTTACACACCGTGTGAACTCAAGAAATAGCCAGCCAAGGCACAGTCTTACAACGACTTGGTGCAGAGCTGGCTGGAGATCAACTACTTGTTGCGAGAGGAACAGAAGTTCGACGCGGAACAAACTACCCTATTCGTCGGTGAGGCAAATTGAAAACTGGCCGCTTACGGTCCACAGGAGTAACGAAATGGAGATTACGAACAACAGTCCTGCGCATTTCCAAACCAATGCGGTCGGTGCAGTGTTCCACCGTTGTGCGCTTCAAGTCAACCCGCACCACTACAGTGAGACCTATCGGGGACAGGCAGAACCTGGTGATGCTGCCACGCATGCAGAGGACATTGTTAAGAAAGCTCTGGCGCAACGAGTCTCAGTACTGGCGATAACAGATCACAACGATGTGGGCAGTGTGCCGGCGTTTCGGGCAGCGGCAGCAGAGCGTGGTGTGTATATCTTTCCCGGCTTCGAGTTGTCGTCGAAAGAGGGTGTGCATGTCCTCTGTATCTATCCCCCGGACTCCCATCAGGATCAGCTCGGACGTTACCTTGGCGAGTTCGGCATCACCAATACGAAGCGGTCGTCGGATCTCTCGTCGATGAACTTTGTGGACATCCTTACGAAAGTGCGAGAACAGGGCGGAGTGACCATCGCCGCACATGTGACCAGTGACCAAGGAGGAATGCTTAAGGTCCTGAGTGGGCAGGCCCGGATTCACGCGTGGAGAAACGAACATCTCCTTGCGATCCAGATTCCGGGTTCGGTGGACGATCTACCGCAGGACCTGCGCCAGATCGTCGTAAACAAGAACCCGGACTACCGTCGAAACGATGCTGCCGAGGAGAAACTTGCCGTCGCGGCAATCAACGCCAAGGACATCGTCAGACCGGAAGATCTTGAAGACCACTCCGCAACATGCTGGATTAAAATGTCGGAAGTGAGCATCGAGGGTTTGCGGCAAGCCTTCCTCGACCCGGGCTCACGCATTCGGATCAATCCTAAGGAGGGGAAACTGGAACCTGAGGAACACGCCGAATTGCTTTCTCTGGCCTGGGAAGGAGGATTCCTGGACGGTGCGAATTTGGGCTTCAACCCTAATCTGAATGTACTCGTAGGCGGACGCGGCACAGGTAAATCCACGATAGTCGAGAGCATCCGAGCTGTCCTCGGGCTGGATGCCGTCGGCGATGAAGCGAACAAAGCCCACGAAGGAATCGTCCGATACGTGTTGCGAAACGGGACAAAGATTACACTGCGGGTCCGCACCTACAGACCGGCGGTTCGAGACTACTGTATCGAACGAACAATTCCCAACCCTCCTCTCGTCAAGGACGATAAGGGCGAGGTGTCCAACTTGTCACCAGCGGATATCTTGCCACGCATTGAGGTTTTTGGACAGCACGAGATATCAGAGTTGGCTAAAAGCCGTGAAAAACTCACACGTCTACTCGACCGGTTCATGGAACACGACGACGCTACACCTCGTCGCAGTGCCGACGTACGGCGCGAACTAGAAAAAAACAGGCGGAGTATCATTGAGACGCAGGCTGAACTGAAACAAATCGAGGAGCGCCTAGCAGCGCTACCGGGACTTGAAGAGACGCTTGTACAGTTTAAGGAAGCCGGACTAGAGGATCGCCTGAAGGAACAGAGTCTACTAGTGCGCGAAGAACAGATTTTTGTGTCTATACCAGATCGTCTTGCAACTTATCACGAATGCCTGGAGAATCTGAAGCGCGAACTCCCCGTCGACCGAACTTTCCTCTCTACCAAAGCGCTCGAGGATCTACCGACGAGAGAGATTCTGGTTCGTTTGAATGGCGTGTTCGAACATCTCGATGCGGAAATCGCAGCCGTAGTCCAATCGCTGGAATCTGCTTTGCAACGCGCCGAGCGAGGTGTGAATGACGTACGCTCCGAGTGGAATTCTCGCAAGCAGGAGGTGCAAGCAGCTTACGAAAAGATCCTACGCGAACTGCAGAAGTCGCATGTCGATGGTGAGGAGTTTATCCGCTTACGTCGTCAGATAGAAGGTTTGCGCCCATTGCGCGAAAGCCAGACATCACTTCGGCGCATGGAGAAAGAGCAGTCCGACCGACGGCGGAAACTGCTCGCCGAGTGGGAGGACTTGAAGGGCAAGGCGTTTCGTCAATTAGATCGCGCGGCAAAGAAGGTCAACCGGCAGTTGGAGGGTCGCGTACTGGTCGAAGTGACGGCTGCAGGCGATCGAGAGCCTTTGTTCGAAATCTTGCGTGACGACATCGGTGGCCGACTTTCCGAGGCAATAAATGCCTTGGACGAATTGCACGACCTGTCGCTCACACAGTTCGTGAACGTCTGCCGAGAAGGAGTGGAGGCCGTAGAGGATACATACGACAACATCCCGCATGCGCAAGCCGAACGTCTGGCACAGGCGGACGTAGGGTTATTGATGCGCATCGAAGAACTGGATTTGCCAACAACCACGGTGATCCGACTTAATACTGCACAACAGGGTGAGGCACCATCATGGCAGACACTTGAGGAACTTTCCACTGGCCAGAAGGCGACAGCGGTACTTTTGTTACTGTTGCTCGAATCCGACACACCTTTGGTCGTCGATCAGCCGGAAGATGACCTCGATAATCGCTTTATCACCGAGGGGGTCGTACCGCGCATGCGCGCGGAGAAACAACAGCGTCAGTTCGTTTTCTCCACGCACAATGCCAACATTCCAGTGTTGGGCGATGCCGAACTTATTGTTGGACTCACAGCCTCAGGTGAAGCCGAAGGAGGTCACGCACGAATAGCGCCGGAACATGTCGGTTCCATTGACCATCGGAAGGTGTGCGAACTAATTGAGAAAATACTGGAAGGTGGTAAGGACGCTTTCGAGCGGCGGCGTCGGAAATACGGATTCTGAACAGATGCGAGAGGGTACGAAATGAATCTAACCGAACTGGCCGAGTTGATTCACAACGATGAGAATTCCGGTGTTGAATTCAAGCGTGACGACATTACACCACAGAAATTGGCCAAGGAGATGGCCGCGCTACTCAACTTTGAGGGCGGTCATATCTTGCTGGGGGTAGAGAAGGACAAAAGCGTGTCGGGTTTGACTAGAGAGCGTGATAAAGCCGAGGAGTGGGTAATGGAGGTAGCACGTGTGCATCTTCGCCCTGCGGCTATTCCGTTTTGGGAAACACTCGACTGGGGAGACGGAAAAACCGTGGGTATTGTGTCCCTTCCAGTTGACGCACCCGACAAGCCATATAAGTACAGACGAGGCTCGGCGTGGGTCACCCAGATACGTGTTGGTACAAATTCGCGTGTTGCGACCGATGAAGAAGAGGCACGCCTGTACATGCAGTCGGGACGTCTGCAGTACGATCGAAAACCGATCCCCGGGGCCAGCCTAGATGATTTCGACATGCGTCGGTTGCTGAACTACTTTCGGGATGTACGCCGTCAATCTTTTCCCCAAGCGGATGACTACGAAGGCTGGACTCGTCCGCTCGTTAATACCGAATTCATGTACGAACACAACGGACGACCGATACCCAGTGCGGGCGGACTACTGCTGTTCGGTGTACGACCCAAGAAATACCTACCTCAGGCCGGGATCAGCGCTGTTGCCTATTCGGGTATCGAAAAAGACTACGATGCCAAGGAGCGAGCAACGCTGACAGGTGCGGTAGTTTCTCTTTTTCCCGCCACGCATGCCGAAACAGTGCCGGACTATTCGGACTTACCAACAACATTCACTGAGGCTGGTAATGTCGTAGAGGTAGGTGTTATTGATCAGGCGATGGACTTTGTCCGCCGCAATACCACGATCGAATCCTCAATCCACAGCGGAGGACAACGCTTAGAGCGCTGGGACTATCCAATCGAAGCCATCCGAGAGGCTATCGTTAATGCCATCGCTCATCGAGACTACACCATCGGCGTGATGGACATCGAACTATCGATTTACTCGGACCGATTGGAGGTTATTTCTCCTGGACGTTTGCCAAACACGGTCACCGTTGATAAGATGCGTGCAGGTTATCGAGCTTCGCGAAACGAGCTTATCAAAGAGGTTCTGCGCGACTACCGGTACGTAGAGGCCACAGGTTTAGGCGTACCACGCAAGATAATTGCTGGGATGCGGGCACACAACAACACCGAGCCGGATCTTATCGAGGAAGATAGCCGGTTTATCGTGCGCTTGTGGAAACATCGCCACGAAGCCATTGTGGCCGATCATTTTGAAGGAGAGACCTATAGTGGCCATCACCAATCATAAACGGGTCGGCAAAGCTCTGTACTTGAACTTAAACAATTACGATGTGTTTTCAATGTCAAACCATTCCTAATAAAGACGAGGTAAAGGGATTTAAACATTCCCAAGATGGGGTTTGTACACATTCATAGTAAAGCAACACGTGGCGGTGAAGATCAGCGCCTTCCGTTCACCTACCAGATGTGACCAGCTTCTTCGCCCTGTCGACGATATTTGCCGCGGTGAAGCCCAGGTTCTCGAACGCGACGTCACCGGGTGCCGAGGCACCGAAGCGTTCCAGGCCGATGACGTCGCCTCGCGGACCCACGTACCGCTCCCAGCCCAGTGTGACGCCGGGTTCCACGGCTAGGCGCGTGGAGACCGACGCCGGGAGCACGGACTCCCGGTATTCCTCGGTCTGCGCTTCGAACAACTCCCAACTCGGCATGCTCACGACACGCGCCGCCAGGCCTTCGTCGGCCAGCGCGTCCCGGGCTTCGAGGGCCAGACAGACCTCGGACCCGGAGGCGATGAGGATCACGTCCGGCCGTCCGTCGGGATCGGCCAGCACGTAGGCGCCCCGGTGCAGGCCGTCGGCGGGCGCGAGTCCCGCCCGGTCCAGCACGGGGAGTTTCTGGCGGGTCAACAGCAGTGCGACCGGGCCGTCCTTTCCGCGCAGCGTGGCCACCCACGCCTCCGCCGTCTCGGCGGCGTCGGCCGGCCGGATGAGGGTCAGATTGGGGATCGCCCGCAACGCCATGTAATGCTCGATGGGCTGGTGGGTCGGACCGTCCTCACCCAGTCCCACGCTGTCGTGGGTGAAGACGTAGACCGGCGCGATGCCCATCAGGGCCGCGAGACGGATGGCGGGACGCATGTAGTCCGAGAAAACGAGGAAGGTGCCGGAGTAGGGACGCAGCCCGCCGTGGAGCGCCATCCCGTTCAGAGCGGCGGCCATGGCGTGTTCACGCACGCCGAAGTGCAGGTTGCGGCCTTCGTAATTGCCTGCGGCATAGTTCGTTTCGGCCTCCACCATGGTGTTGTTGGACCCGGCCAGGTCCGCCGACCCGCCCAGCAAGCCGGGGACGCGTTGGGACAGGGCGTTGATGGTCACACCCGAGGCCTGCCGCGTAGCCATGGGGGCCTGGTCGGAGGAGAAGGACGGCAGGTTCTCGTCCCAGCCGGCCGGCAGTTCGCCGTCCATGGCCTGTTGCCAGGACTCCGCCAGGTCCGGGAAGGCGGCCGCGTAGGCATCAAAGGCCTGGCGCCACGCCAGTTCCCATCCCTTGCCGTACAGGACCATCTGCTGGAAATAGGCACGTACGTCGTCGGGTACCAGAAACTTCGGCTCCAGAGGCCAGCCGAGGTTCTGCTTGGTCAGTTCCACCTCTTCCTCACCCAGGGGTTCGCCGTGAGCTTTCGACGTACCCGCCTTGTTGGGACTGCCGTATCCGATGACCGTGCGGCACAGGATGATCGAGGGCCGGTCCGTCTCCTGCCGCGCCAGCTCCAGCGCCGCTTCGACCCGGGCGAGGTCGTTGCCGTCCATTACCCGCTGTACGTGCCATCCGTAGGCGTCGAACCGCAGGCCCGTGTTTTCGGAGAAAGCCAAGTGCATATCGCTATCTATCGTGACTTGGTTGTCCAAATAGAGGACGATCAGCCGGCCGAGTCCAAGGTGACCGGCCAGAGAGCAGGCCTCGGAGGCGACGCCCTCCATCATGTCGCCGTCGCTGGCGATCACGTAGGTGTGGTGGTTGACGATCTCGTGGCCGGCGCGGTTGTACCGGGCCGCCAGGTGGGCCTCGGCCATGGCCATGCCCACCGCCGTGGCGATGCCCTGGCCCAGGGGCCCCGTGGTCGTCTCCACGCCGGGCGTATCGCCGTACTCCGGGTGGCCGGGCGTCTGGCTCTCCCACTGCCGGAAGTTCCTGATCTCTTCGAGGGGCAGGTCGTACCCCGTGAGGTGGAGCATGGCGTAGAGGAGCATGGACCCGTGTCCGCCGGAAAGCACGAAGCGGTCCCGGTTCGCCCAGTCCGGATTCGTCGGGTTGTACCGCATGAGGCGCGTCCACAGCACGTAGGCGATGGGCGCCGCTTCCATGGGCAGTCCGGGATGGCCGCTGTTGGCCTGCTGCACGGCATCGACGGCCAGCATGCGTATGGTGTTGATACAGCGTTGCTCGAGATCGTTCACTGACACGGTCTGAGTCCTTTTCGGTTCGTTGTTCCGCCAGTACTGTGGTGGCCGGTCCAAATGCCCGTTAAAGATACAACCCGCCTCCTCAACTGTCCATCATCATATCGTACAGGTCCTGTTGCCGGTGCATGGCTTCGCGATAGCGGTCCCGGTTCGCCGGATCCGGCTCGTAGGTCTTCCCCATCGGAGCGTCTGCGGCGGACAGGTCTTCCAGCGCACCCGAAGCCTCCAGCGCCAGCAGCGCGGCGCCTCGGCTCGAGGCCTCGGTCACGGCCGAGGCGGTGATGGGGCGCTCCAGTACGTCGGCCAGCATCTGCATCCAGACGGGCGACTGGAGGAGGCCGGCGCCCGATGCGACGATCTCGCCGGAATCCCCGGTGATTGCCCGAAGCCGGCCGTAGATGTCCGCGAAACAATAGGCGGTGGCCTCCAGGCCGGCGCGCATGACGTCCAGGGGCGTGGTATGCAGCGTCATGCCGGTAATGGACGCCCTTGCGGAGTCGTGCCAGCCCGGGCTGCGCTCGCCCGCCCAGAAGGGCAGCACCGTGAGGCCGTGGCCGGCCGGCGCCATCCGGGAGAGGGCTTTCTCGACGCCTTGTTCGTCGCCGAGCCTCAGCGTGTCGCGCATCCAGCCGTAGACGTTCCCGCCGTTGCTCAGGGCGCCGCCCATCAGGATCCTCCGGCGGTCCGACCGGTAGCACCACAGGCCTTCGGGGATCGTGAACGCATCGGCGCGCTTCATGACCCGCATGGCGCCGGAAGTGCCCACCATCAGGGCGATGCGGTCCTCGTCCACGCAGCCGCTTCCGATGTTGTTGCAGGCCCCGTCGCCGATGGCGGGATACCAGGCCGCGCCGGCCAGGACCGGCCAGCGGGCCACGTATTCTTCCTTCGGACCCCGGACCGGTTCATCCACGTCACTGACGGCGGTAAGTTGCGTCCGTTCCACCGGAAGGGTCGCGAGCGTCTCTTCGTCCCAGTCGCACCGGTGCGCGTTGAACAGTCCGGTGCCGGATGCCATGGAGATGCTGCAGGCCGGCGCGCCGAACCACTTCAGGAAGAGATACTCCCCGATGGACATCCACCGTTCCACACGGGCGAAGCGATCGGGATCGTTCCGGGCGAACCAGCAGATCTTGGCAGGCAGATAGGACGCGTGTAGCACACATCCGGTGCGTTTGTGGGTCGAGGCCGCGTCGAGACGCCTGCCCAGTTCGGCGATGACCGTCCCCGGCCGTGTATCCGCCCAGCTGATGAGCGGGGTCACGGCACGGTCTCTCTCCACGCCGATCACGTTGTGCCAGAAGGTGGTCATGGCCACGCCGTCAATGCCGGGATGGCCGCCCGCGGCGCAGAACGCGTCTAGGACCGACTCCACCTCAGCCGCCAGGCGGTTCGCGTCGATATAGACCCCGCCATCAGGTGTTGTCTCCATGTCGTAGGCTTTTTGAAAGGCGGGGGAGGCGATCCGGGCGGCCCGGTCGAACAGGATCGCCCGTACGGACGACGTGCCGATGTCGATGGCCAGTACGCAGGGAGGCTCAATCGTGTCGCGGGGCATGGAAGATGCCTGGCGGTCGGGTCAATGAGAAAACCGCGTCCTGGTGCTGTCAGGATACATCCAAGAACAACGGGCGCGGATAAAGGCGTCGGGAACGGCTGCAGGCGGTATTATATCGAAGGGCTGTGAGTGTTTCAAGCCAAAAGCGCTGGCCAAGGAAAGGATTGACAGACGGTCTCCGGAAGTCTTTTTTACAAGCGTTCAACGCGTCACTTCTAAAAAGGGAATACTAGCCAGGAGAAGCAGCAGCAGATGTCTTCCAGCCTGAAAGAAGTCGCCCGGGCCATGGTCGCCCCGGACAAGGGGATCCTGGCCGCGGACGAAAGCAGTGGTACGATTCAGGACAGGTTCGCTGGCATTGGGCTGCCGTCGACGAAGGAGAACCGCCGCGCGTACCGGCACATGCTGTTCACCACCGAAGGCATGGAGGAATTCATCAGCGGCGTCATCCTCTACGAAGAGACCCTCCGCCAGAAGGCCCTCGACGAAGCCGAAACGCCGTTCCCGGAACTGCTGTCCGGCAAAGGCGTAATTCCCGGAATCAAGGTGGATACCGGCATCCATGATCTGGCGGGGTTTCCCGGAGAAAAGATTACCGAGGGACTGGACGGCCTGCGCGGGCGCCTGAAAAGATACGGGAAACTGGGTGCCGCCTTTGCCAAGTGGCGGGCGGTCATTACCGTGGGGCAGGGCATTCCCACGGATGTCTGTATCGACGCCAACGCCCACGCCTTGGCCCGGTACGCCGCCCTGTGCCAGGAATGCGACATCGTACCGATCGTGGAGCCCGAAGTGCTGATGGACGGCGACCACTCCATCTACCGGTGCGATGAGGTTACCGGCGTCGCCCTTCGGCGCGTTTTCGAGGCGCTGGCCGAGCACGGGGTCATGCTGGAAGGGATCGTACTGAAGCCCAGCATGGTCATCTCGGGCTCGGAATGCCCCGAACAGGTTTCTGTCGAAGAAGTGGCGCGTCGCACGGTGAACAATTTCCTGCGCAACGTGCCGCGCGAAGTGCCCGGTGTCGCCTTTCTCTCGGGCGGGCAGTCCTCGGAGATCGCCACGGCGCACCTGAATGCCATGAACGCGCTGTTCAGCGAACTCCCGTGGGAACTCAGCTTCTCCTACGGACGCGCCCTGCAGGCCGCTCCGCTACAGGCCTGGGGTGGCGATCCGGCCAATTTCGAGTCAGGACAGCAGGCCTTTTACCACCGTGCCATGTGCAACAGCGCCGCCCGGACCGGCCAGTACAGCAGCGACATGGAAACCGCGGCATAGTTAGCGGCGACATGGAAACCGCGGCATAGTTAGCGGCGGCGGTGCCTGTTTCGGTGCAGGTACGCGTCACGATACCCGTTTCCCGACAGCGCTGCCCTCCGGGGACCTCGGCCGGACATGATGTCCAGACCATCTTATTCCGACATCGTAGCAAACCTGCCTTCCGTGACCCCCTTCGTGGGTCCCGAGACCATCGAACGACAGCAGGGAAGAACGTTCCGGGTACGCATCGGCGCCAATGAAAGCGCCTTCGGCGTATCACCCCGTGCCGCGGCGGCCATGAGCGAGGCCGCGAGGGGCGTCGCCTGGTACTGCGACCCGGAAGGCTATGAGCTGCGGGCGGAACTGGCCGGGATGCACGGCGTGGACATCGAGAACGTGACGCTCGGCGCGGGGATCGACGACCTGCTGGGGCTGATTGTCCGCATGTACATGGATCCCGGCGACACGGTCGCCGCGTCCCTCGGTTGCTATCCCACCTTCGTCTATCACGTAGACGGTTTCGGCGGCAAACTGGAGACCGTGCCCTACCGTAATGACCGCAACGATCTGACGGCGCTGACGGACCTGGCCGCGAAACGGAAGGCCGTTATCGTCTACCTGTCCAATCCGGACAACCCCACGGGCTCCT contains:
- the tkt gene encoding transketolase, producing the protein MSVNDLEQRCINTIRMLAVDAVQQANSGHPGLPMEAAPIAYVLWTRLMRYNPTNPDWANRDRFVLSGGHGSMLLYAMLHLTGYDLPLEEIRNFRQWESQTPGHPEYGDTPGVETTTGPLGQGIATAVGMAMAEAHLAARYNRAGHEIVNHHTYVIASDGDMMEGVASEACSLAGHLGLGRLIVLYLDNQVTIDSDMHLAFSENTGLRFDAYGWHVQRVMDGNDLARVEAALELARQETDRPSIILCRTVIGYGSPNKAGTSKAHGEPLGEEEVELTKQNLGWPLEPKFLVPDDVRAYFQQMVLYGKGWELAWRQAFDAYAAAFPDLAESWQQAMDGELPAGWDENLPSFSSDQAPMATRQASGVTINALSQRVPGLLGGSADLAGSNNTMVEAETNYAAGNYEGRNLHFGVREHAMAAALNGMALHGGLRPYSGTFLVFSDYMRPAIRLAALMGIAPVYVFTHDSVGLGEDGPTHQPIEHYMALRAIPNLTLIRPADAAETAEAWVATLRGKDGPVALLLTRQKLPVLDRAGLAPADGLHRGAYVLADPDGRPDVILIASGSEVCLALEARDALADEGLAARVVSMPSWELFEAQTEEYRESVLPASVSTRLAVEPGVTLGWERYVGPRGDVIGLERFGASAPGDVAFENLGFTAANIVDRAKKLVTSGR
- a CDS encoding fructose-bisphosphate aldolase class I: MSSSLKEVARAMVAPDKGILAADESSGTIQDRFAGIGLPSTKENRRAYRHMLFTTEGMEEFISGVILYEETLRQKALDEAETPFPELLSGKGVIPGIKVDTGIHDLAGFPGEKITEGLDGLRGRLKRYGKLGAAFAKWRAVITVGQGIPTDVCIDANAHALARYAALCQECDIVPIVEPEVLMDGDHSIYRCDEVTGVALRRVFEALAEHGVMLEGIVLKPSMVISGSECPEQVSVEEVARRTVNNFLRNVPREVPGVAFLSGGQSSEIATAHLNAMNALFSELPWELSFSYGRALQAAPLQAWGGDPANFESGQQAFYHRAMCNSAARTGQYSSDMETAA
- a CDS encoding putative DNA binding domain-containing protein, giving the protein MNLTELAELIHNDENSGVEFKRDDITPQKLAKEMAALLNFEGGHILLGVEKDKSVSGLTRERDKAEEWVMEVARVHLRPAAIPFWETLDWGDGKTVGIVSLPVDAPDKPYKYRRGSAWVTQIRVGTNSRVATDEEEARLYMQSGRLQYDRKPIPGASLDDFDMRRLLNYFRDVRRQSFPQADDYEGWTRPLVNTEFMYEHNGRPIPSAGGLLLFGVRPKKYLPQAGISAVAYSGIEKDYDAKERATLTGAVVSLFPATHAETVPDYSDLPTTFTEAGNVVEVGVIDQAMDFVRRNTTIESSIHSGGQRLERWDYPIEAIREAIVNAIAHRDYTIGVMDIELSIYSDRLEVISPGRLPNTVTVDKMRAGYRASRNELIKEVLRDYRYVEATGLGVPRKIIAGMRAHNNTEPDLIEEDSRFIVRLWKHRHEAIVADHFEGETYSGHHQS
- a CDS encoding gluconokinase, which produces MPRDTIEPPCVLAIDIGTSSVRAILFDRAARIASPAFQKAYDMETTPDGGVYIDANRLAAEVESVLDAFCAAGGHPGIDGVAMTTFWHNVIGVERDRAVTPLISWADTRPGTVIAELGRRLDAASTHKRTGCVLHASYLPAKICWFARNDPDRFARVERWMSIGEYLFLKWFGAPACSISMASGTGLFNAHRCDWDEETLATLPVERTQLTAVSDVDEPVRGPKEEYVARWPVLAGAAWYPAIGDGACNNIGSGCVDEDRIALMVGTSGAMRVMKRADAFTIPEGLWCYRSDRRRILMGGALSNGGNVYGWMRDTLRLGDEQGVEKALSRMAPAGHGLTVLPFWAGERSPGWHDSARASITGMTLHTTPLDVMRAGLEATAYCFADIYGRLRAITGDSGEIVASGAGLLQSPVWMQMLADVLERPITASAVTEASSRGAALLALEASGALEDLSAADAPMGKTYEPDPANRDRYREAMHRQQDLYDMMMDS
- a CDS encoding PHP domain-containing protein, translating into MEITNNSPAHFQTNAVGAVFHRCALQVNPHHYSETYRGQAEPGDAATHAEDIVKKALAQRVSVLAITDHNDVGSVPAFRAAAAERGVYIFPGFELSSKEGVHVLCIYPPDSHQDQLGRYLGEFGITNTKRSSDLSSMNFVDILTKVREQGGVTIAAHVTSDQGGMLKVLSGQARIHAWRNEHLLAIQIPGSVDDLPQDLRQIVVNKNPDYRRNDAAEEKLAVAAINAKDIVRPEDLEDHSATCWIKMSEVSIEGLRQAFLDPGSRIRINPKEGKLEPEEHAELLSLAWEGGFLDGANLGFNPNLNVLVGGRGTGKSTIVESIRAVLGLDAVGDEANKAHEGIVRYVLRNGTKITLRVRTYRPAVRDYCIERTIPNPPLVKDDKGEVSNLSPADILPRIEVFGQHEISELAKSREKLTRLLDRFMEHDDATPRRSADVRRELEKNRRSIIETQAELKQIEERLAALPGLEETLVQFKEAGLEDRLKEQSLLVREEQIFVSIPDRLATYHECLENLKRELPVDRTFLSTKALEDLPTREILVRLNGVFEHLDAEIAAVVQSLESALQRAERGVNDVRSEWNSRKQEVQAAYEKILRELQKSHVDGEEFIRLRRQIEGLRPLRESQTSLRRMEKEQSDRRRKLLAEWEDLKGKAFRQLDRAAKKVNRQLEGRVLVEVTAAGDREPLFEILRDDIGGRLSEAINALDELHDLSLTQFVNVCREGVEAVEDTYDNIPHAQAERLAQADVGLLMRIEELDLPTTTVIRLNTAQQGEAPSWQTLEELSTGQKATAVLLLLLLESDTPLVVDQPEDDLDNRFITEGVVPRMRAEKQQRQFVFSTHNANIPVLGDAELIVGLTASGEAEGGHARIAPEHVGSIDHRKVCELIEKILEGGKDAFERRRRKYGF